Proteins encoded within one genomic window of Chloroflexota bacterium:
- the topA gene encoding type I DNA topoisomerase, producing MPHNLVIVESPAKAKTIERYLGPDYTVLASYGHVRDLPEKLGRNELGVDVDHDFAPVYEVVADRRRQVGAIEKAAKKADMVYLATDLDREGEAIAWHVAEAAGLDPARTRRVTFSEITEPAIREAFAHPRQIDTHLVDAQQARRVVDRLVGYRLSPLLWKKVRTGLSAGRVQSVAVRIVVDREREIRAFVAREYWTLEATLAAPDGAVFTADIVRIDGTKPEIADEATATAHREAIATTTPVVASMAVKGSTRSPAPPFTTSTLQQEASRKLGFSPKRTMSVAQRLYEGIETAEGQVGLITYMRTDSVALSGQALGEARSVIGERFGPRYTMPKGRQYRTKSRGAQEAHEAIRPTAFGRDPETLARTLPRDEGRLYRLIWQRALASQMAAKELETTTAELIGGSYTLRASATRTVFDGFAAVYTEGQDDAADEIERTLPALREGDVTAVDAVAATQHFTEPPPRYTEATLIRALEEHGVGRPSTYAATISTILDRGYVRVRDRRLHPEPVGEIVTDLLVGHFADLVDLEFTARMEADLDEVANGTRAWVPVVRAFYEPFGALVDRKSAEIPAGEFRTLPSDEVCSEGHPMVIRLGRNGAFLGCSLYPEHKETRPLPGDIAGGTPESPSGDGAPPLPGVGQACPECGAEHGGTLVAKHGRFGAFVGCDRYPDCRYIHKDGPPPPAPLGFEVVCPTCSTGQLVTRRARRTGTLFWGCSRYPKCDFTTSREPLGGLHDSDGGPLARDGDDGVICLACGARVDAPATTIVPGARLAGGPPDPAALVRSARRSRGATDARGTGRGRGGAGAAHGPARRPGRRPTRRAEPTAGA from the coding sequence TCGTACGGCCACGTCCGGGACTTGCCCGAGAAGCTCGGTCGGAATGAGCTCGGCGTGGACGTCGACCACGACTTCGCCCCGGTGTACGAGGTCGTCGCGGACCGCCGCCGCCAGGTCGGCGCGATCGAGAAGGCGGCGAAAAAGGCGGACATGGTCTACCTGGCGACGGACCTCGATCGCGAGGGCGAGGCGATCGCCTGGCACGTCGCTGAGGCGGCGGGGCTCGATCCGGCACGGACGCGACGGGTCACCTTCAGCGAGATCACCGAGCCGGCGATCCGCGAGGCGTTCGCCCACCCGCGGCAGATCGACACCCATCTCGTGGACGCCCAGCAGGCGCGTCGCGTCGTGGACCGCCTCGTCGGTTACCGGCTCAGCCCCCTCCTCTGGAAGAAGGTGCGGACCGGACTCTCCGCCGGGCGTGTCCAGTCCGTCGCCGTGCGGATCGTCGTGGATCGCGAGCGCGAGATCCGGGCCTTCGTCGCGCGGGAGTACTGGACACTCGAGGCGACGCTCGCCGCCCCGGACGGCGCCGTGTTCACCGCCGACATCGTCCGGATCGATGGGACGAAGCCCGAGATCGCCGACGAGGCGACGGCAACCGCCCACCGCGAGGCGATCGCGACCACGACGCCCGTCGTGGCGTCGATGGCGGTCAAGGGGTCCACCCGCAGCCCGGCCCCGCCGTTCACGACGTCCACGCTCCAGCAGGAAGCGAGCCGGAAGCTCGGCTTCAGCCCGAAGCGGACGATGTCCGTCGCCCAGCGACTGTACGAAGGGATCGAGACCGCGGAGGGGCAGGTTGGCCTCATCACGTACATGCGGACGGACTCGGTCGCCCTGTCCGGTCAGGCACTCGGGGAGGCCCGCTCGGTCATCGGCGAACGCTTCGGTCCGCGGTACACGATGCCGAAGGGCCGCCAGTACCGCACGAAGTCGCGCGGGGCGCAGGAGGCCCACGAGGCGATCCGACCGACGGCGTTCGGCCGCGATCCGGAGACGCTGGCCCGAACGCTCCCGCGGGACGAAGGACGCCTCTACCGGCTCATCTGGCAGCGAGCCCTCGCGAGCCAGATGGCGGCCAAGGAGCTCGAGACCACGACGGCCGAGCTGATCGGCGGTTCATACACATTGCGCGCCTCCGCGACGCGGACGGTCTTCGACGGCTTCGCCGCGGTCTATACAGAAGGCCAGGACGATGCGGCCGACGAGATCGAGCGGACCCTCCCGGCGCTCCGCGAGGGCGACGTGACGGCCGTGGACGCCGTCGCCGCCACGCAGCATTTCACGGAGCCGCCGCCACGGTACACGGAGGCGACCCTCATCCGGGCACTCGAGGAGCACGGCGTGGGGAGGCCGTCCACGTACGCGGCGACCATCTCCACGATCCTCGATCGCGGCTATGTCCGTGTCCGGGATCGCCGGCTTCACCCCGAGCCCGTCGGCGAGATCGTCACCGACCTCCTCGTCGGTCACTTCGCGGACCTCGTGGATCTCGAGTTCACTGCCCGGATGGAGGCGGATCTCGACGAGGTCGCCAACGGAACGAGGGCGTGGGTCCCGGTCGTGCGGGCCTTCTACGAGCCGTTCGGGGCGCTCGTCGATCGGAAGTCGGCGGAGATCCCGGCCGGCGAATTCCGGACCCTGCCGTCGGACGAGGTCTGCTCGGAGGGCCATCCGATGGTCATCCGGCTCGGCCGGAACGGGGCGTTCCTCGGTTGTTCGCTCTACCCGGAGCACAAGGAGACGCGACCGCTGCCGGGCGATATCGCGGGCGGCACGCCGGAGTCGCCGAGTGGTGACGGCGCGCCGCCTCTGCCGGGTGTCGGTCAGGCGTGTCCGGAATGCGGCGCCGAGCACGGAGGGACGCTCGTCGCGAAGCACGGCCGCTTCGGGGCATTCGTCGGCTGCGACCGCTATCCGGATTGTCGATACATCCACAAGGACGGCCCGCCGCCACCCGCGCCGCTCGGCTTCGAGGTGGTCTGCCCGACCTGCTCGACCGGCCAGCTCGTGACGCGGCGAGCACGGCGGACCGGGACGCTCTTCTGGGGTTGCTCGCGGTATCCCAAGTGCGACTTCACCACGTCGCGGGAGCCGCTCGGCGGGCTCCACGACTCGGACGGCGGGCCGCTCGCCCGCGACGGCGACGACGGGGTCATCTGCCTCGCCTGCGGCGCGCGGGTCGACGCGCCCGCGACGACCATCGTTCCGGGAGCTCGTCTTGCCGGAGGACCGCCCGATCCGGCGGCCCTCGTTCGATCGGCGCGCCGGTCGCGGGGCGCGACGGACGCGCGTGGGACCGGCCGAGGCCGCGGCGGAGCGGGCGCAGCACATGGTCCCGCGCGGCGTCCGGGACGCCGCCCGACCCGCCGGGCCGAGCCGACCGCCGGCGCGTGA
- a CDS encoding tyrosine-type recombinase/integrase: MTDGPDADGVLERFLRSLAARDASPNTVRAYRTAVGTYLAWLDERGLDWRRPERAALRGYLSILSDGHARSSVAQRLAAIRSFYRWSTRAGLTAGDPWAALQTPRLPRRLPRVLDIAQVERLLDAIDEPQRDGDPDASGDQATDTLGTPSTVRHALALRDRAIVETAYAAGLRIGELATALVADLDLRRGEIRILGKGRKERIGLLGRPARAALAAYLTAARPLLVARSGATIEPTEIFVNHLGRALGVRGLRYRLERLRARAGLPIGVSPHTLRHSFATHLLDGGADLRIVQELLGHASLATTQVYTHVSPTRLRTAYEASHPRARIGRGTAPDLAP; the protein is encoded by the coding sequence GTGACGGACGGACCGGACGCCGACGGCGTCCTCGAGCGCTTCCTCCGCTCGCTCGCCGCCCGCGATGCCTCGCCGAACACCGTCCGCGCGTACCGGACGGCCGTCGGGACGTACCTCGCGTGGCTCGACGAGCGCGGACTCGACTGGCGACGCCCCGAGCGCGCGGCCCTCCGCGGGTATCTTTCGATCCTGTCCGACGGTCACGCCCGTTCATCGGTCGCCCAGCGCCTCGCGGCGATCCGCTCCTTCTATCGCTGGTCGACCCGGGCCGGCCTCACGGCTGGCGACCCGTGGGCGGCCCTCCAGACGCCCCGACTGCCGCGCCGCCTGCCGCGCGTCCTCGACATCGCCCAGGTGGAGCGCCTCCTCGACGCGATCGACGAGCCGCAGCGTGACGGAGATCCGGACGCATCCGGCGACCAGGCGACGGACACCCTCGGCACTCCGTCCACGGTTCGCCATGCGCTGGCGCTCCGGGACCGGGCCATCGTGGAGACCGCCTACGCGGCCGGGCTCCGGATCGGCGAGCTCGCGACGGCCCTGGTCGCCGACCTGGACCTGCGGCGAGGCGAGATCCGCATCCTCGGCAAGGGCCGCAAGGAGCGCATCGGCCTGCTCGGCCGTCCGGCCCGGGCTGCCCTCGCGGCGTACCTGACCGCCGCACGACCGCTGCTCGTCGCACGGTCCGGCGCGACGATCGAGCCGACGGAGATCTTCGTCAATCACCTCGGGCGTGCGCTCGGTGTTCGTGGTCTGCGGTATCGGCTGGAACGGCTCAGGGCGCGGGCGGGCCTGCCGATTGGCGTGTCGCCGCACACCCTCCGACACAGCTTCGCCACGCACCTGCTCGACGGCGGGGCGGACCTGCGGATCGTCCAGGAGCTCCTCGGCCACGCGAGTCTCGCGACGACCCAGGTGTACACGCACGTCTCCCCGACGCGACTTCGGACGGCGTACGAGGCCAGCCACCCGCGAGCGAGGATCGGCCGGGGGACGGCCCCCGATCTCGCTCCGTGA
- the murJ gene encoding murein biosynthesis integral membrane protein MurJ, which yields MTRGSGRTLARAGLIVTGAYLASRVLGWVRLAVIGTTFGAGADLDSFFAAFRIPDLIFQLVAAGALSSALIPVLAGLTATDEDDRAWRVTSTVTNLMMGALALLAALVWLSAPVLIPVIAPGFDPSRTAKTVELTRIMILSPLFLALAALATSVLNARGRFAAAAFAPLAYNGAIILAAVFLTPTFGVAALAIGVVFGAALNFVVQIPQLRAVGFRYRPHVDLSDREAHQTLVLLAPRALGLAAGQLTFIVATTLASGLPVGSLAAFSIAFNVFQIPLGVIGVPIGIVAFPTLAAELARGDVARFVHLVTRASRLVLFVMLPLVALGMVLRLPVLQLLFDYGKFDDQAISRTAASLLILLLALPTESLIGILARAFYAMRDTRTPVVAAVVAVVINTVFAVALVGPLGLQGVALGIVLGSAAEAGYLAVVLAGRVPEFHLRPIGALAVPSIIGAVGAGVTGLLVRNALGTIVGGDSTKALTFVVLVVATGAGGLVYLAIVRLFRLPELRSVGGLVIAAVRSSDGAA from the coding sequence GTGACCCGCGGATCGGGCCGCACGCTCGCCCGCGCGGGCCTCATCGTCACGGGCGCCTATCTTGCGTCACGCGTGCTCGGCTGGGTCCGCCTCGCCGTCATCGGGACGACGTTCGGGGCTGGGGCGGACCTCGACAGTTTCTTCGCGGCTTTCCGGATCCCGGACCTCATCTTCCAGCTCGTCGCGGCGGGTGCCCTGAGCTCAGCGCTCATCCCGGTCCTTGCGGGGCTGACGGCCACGGACGAGGACGATCGCGCCTGGCGGGTGACCTCGACGGTCACGAATCTCATGATGGGTGCCCTCGCCCTCCTCGCTGCGCTCGTCTGGCTCAGCGCGCCGGTACTCATCCCGGTGATCGCTCCCGGCTTCGACCCCTCGCGTACGGCGAAGACGGTCGAGCTGACCCGGATCATGATCCTGAGCCCGCTCTTCCTCGCCCTCGCGGCGCTCGCCACGAGCGTCCTCAACGCTCGAGGCCGGTTCGCGGCTGCGGCGTTCGCGCCGCTCGCCTACAACGGAGCGATCATCCTCGCGGCCGTCTTCCTCACTCCGACCTTCGGCGTGGCGGCGCTCGCGATCGGGGTCGTGTTCGGGGCGGCCCTGAACTTCGTCGTCCAGATCCCGCAGCTCCGCGCGGTCGGGTTTCGCTATCGGCCGCACGTCGACCTGTCCGACCGGGAGGCGCACCAGACCCTTGTCCTGCTCGCCCCACGGGCGCTCGGACTCGCCGCCGGCCAGCTGACGTTCATCGTCGCGACGACGCTCGCGTCGGGCCTGCCGGTCGGCTCCCTCGCGGCGTTCTCGATCGCGTTCAACGTCTTCCAGATCCCGCTCGGCGTCATCGGTGTCCCGATCGGCATCGTGGCGTTTCCGACGCTCGCCGCGGAGCTCGCCCGGGGCGATGTCGCCCGGTTCGTCCACCTCGTGACCCGGGCATCGCGACTCGTGCTCTTCGTCATGCTCCCCCTTGTCGCTCTCGGGATGGTCCTCCGGCTGCCTGTCCTCCAGCTGCTCTTCGACTACGGCAAGTTCGACGACCAGGCCATCTCGCGAACGGCGGCCTCACTGCTCATCCTCCTCCTCGCGCTCCCGACGGAGTCGCTCATCGGGATCCTCGCCCGGGCGTTCTACGCGATGCGCGACACGCGGACGCCGGTGGTCGCGGCGGTGGTGGCGGTGGTGATCAACACCGTGTTCGCGGTCGCCCTGGTCGGGCCGCTTGGGCTCCAGGGCGTGGCCCTCGGGATCGTCCTCGGGTCCGCCGCCGAGGCGGGCTACCTCGCCGTCGTCCTCGCCGGGCGCGTCCCGGAGTTCCATCTCCGGCCGATCGGCGCGCTCGCCGTGCCGTCGATCATCGGCGCGGTCGGAGCGGGAGTGACGGGCCTCCTCGTGCGGAATGCCCTCGGGACCATCGTGGGCGGGGATTCGACGAAGGCGCTGACGTTCGTCGTCCTCGTCGTCGCGACCGGCGCGGGCGGACTCGTGTACCTCGCGATCGTGCGCCTGTTCCGGTTGCCCGAGCTCAGGTCCGTCGGTGGCCTCGTGATCGCGGCCGTCCGCTCCTCGGACGGTGCGGCATGA
- a CDS encoding peptidoglycan bridge formation glycyltransferase FemA/FemB family protein gives MTTPDGGDAVPDARDAATWDAFVAHAPLATYLQVSGWARVKAANGWRSRLVVAARSDGSGSIGAQILLLRRPAGVPWTFGYAPRGPLTERWDAEAIEAWSSALRGERWGERVSHVRIDPEVEAGGPADPGGTLGAAFRSAGWRPAPTVQPRITRIVDLRADEAALWSDLRTKWRQYVRLAERAGLRVVDGDGSRLDEFHAVMRETAARAGTRIRARSAYADVWEAFSPSGGARLLFADGTDGAAEAVLFLLRVGDRVVEPYGGMTGRGARDRANYLLKWEAMRSSRAAGATSYDMWGLVHPGIRQFKAGFGGREVELIGAFDLPLDRFGWAAYRLAETIRDRARRPRP, from the coding sequence ATGACCACGCCGGACGGCGGCGACGCGGTGCCGGACGCGAGAGATGCGGCGACCTGGGACGCGTTCGTCGCGCACGCGCCGCTCGCGACCTATCTCCAGGTCTCCGGATGGGCACGGGTCAAGGCGGCGAACGGCTGGCGATCGCGGCTGGTCGTCGCCGCTCGATCGGACGGTTCCGGCTCGATCGGCGCGCAGATCCTCCTCCTCCGTCGGCCGGCTGGCGTCCCGTGGACGTTCGGCTATGCGCCGCGCGGCCCGCTCACGGAGCGATGGGACGCGGAGGCGATCGAGGCATGGTCGTCCGCGCTCCGCGGGGAGCGCTGGGGCGAGCGGGTCAGCCACGTCAGGATCGATCCTGAGGTCGAGGCCGGCGGACCGGCCGATCCCGGCGGGACGCTCGGCGCGGCATTCCGCTCGGCGGGCTGGCGTCCGGCCCCGACGGTCCAGCCACGCATCACCCGGATCGTCGATCTTCGAGCGGACGAGGCGGCCCTGTGGTCCGACCTGCGGACCAAGTGGCGTCAGTATGTCCGGCTCGCCGAACGGGCCGGACTCCGTGTCGTGGACGGCGACGGCTCGCGCCTCGACGAGTTCCACGCCGTCATGCGAGAGACGGCCGCTCGGGCGGGGACGCGGATCCGCGCCAGATCGGCGTACGCAGACGTCTGGGAAGCCTTCTCGCCGTCCGGCGGCGCACGGCTGCTCTTCGCCGATGGAACGGACGGCGCGGCCGAGGCGGTCCTCTTCCTTCTCCGCGTCGGTGACCGCGTCGTCGAGCCATATGGCGGGATGACGGGGCGCGGTGCCCGGGACCGGGCGAACTACCTCCTCAAGTGGGAGGCGATGCGATCGAGCCGTGCGGCCGGCGCGACGTCCTACGACATGTGGGGGCTCGTGCACCCGGGGATCCGACAGTTCAAGGCCGGCTTCGGCGGGCGCGAGGTGGAGCTCATCGGCGCCTTCGACCTGCCGCTCGACCGGTTCGGCTGGGCGGCCTACCGACTCGCCGAGACGATCCGGGATCGGGCACGGAGGCCTCGTCCGTGA
- a CDS encoding peptidoglycan bridge formation glycyltransferase FemA/FemB family protein: protein MTVPVRDATPDELLDWDSRTVDVPGGNVYQSLAWASHRERLGWRPRFLVSADGSRLLALVRPWRGIGGAGAYIPRGPVLGSGSVQAAGERLVAATEHLAASGVDVVASDAEIEAATGYGALIEASGFRPIEEVQPSRHRVALRLPAGTTEGSAFRAMGESARQSVRYAERAGLRVVRWDIRSGYGDGATVGDGFEAPEAPLGTASRDAFDRLYDLLAAAADRRHFRLLPRAPFVDWSIAALLAGHVVLLEVVDPDGVRLGGATFYRHGGRLTYSHSGDRADLRRARPGVPHLLVWRAIQLAIRDGLGEVDLAGVDVPGRRRRPVEGEEMYGLYAFKRSFGAEWVELAGNHERVIRPARYLLGRVSGRLAAAGRAGRG from the coding sequence GTGACGGTCCCGGTCCGGGACGCGACACCGGACGAGCTTCTCGACTGGGACTCCCGGACGGTCGATGTCCCGGGCGGCAACGTCTACCAGTCGCTCGCCTGGGCAAGCCATCGCGAACGTCTCGGCTGGCGGCCGCGGTTCCTCGTGTCGGCGGACGGTTCGCGACTCCTCGCCCTCGTCCGGCCGTGGCGAGGCATCGGCGGCGCGGGCGCGTACATCCCGCGCGGGCCCGTTCTCGGGAGCGGCTCGGTGCAGGCCGCCGGCGAGCGGCTCGTCGCCGCTACGGAGCATCTCGCGGCGAGCGGCGTCGACGTCGTCGCAAGCGATGCGGAGATCGAGGCCGCGACCGGCTACGGTGCCCTCATCGAGGCGAGCGGCTTCCGCCCGATCGAGGAGGTCCAGCCGTCGCGCCATCGGGTCGCCCTCCGCCTCCCGGCCGGCACGACCGAGGGGTCCGCGTTCCGGGCGATGGGCGAATCCGCCCGCCAGAGCGTCCGCTATGCGGAACGGGCCGGTCTGCGCGTGGTCCGGTGGGATATCCGTTCGGGCTATGGCGACGGCGCGACCGTCGGGGACGGATTCGAGGCGCCCGAGGCGCCCCTCGGCACCGCGAGCCGGGACGCGTTCGACCGCCTGTACGACCTCCTCGCCGCGGCGGCCGACCGCCGCCACTTCCGGCTCCTGCCGCGAGCCCCGTTCGTGGACTGGTCCATCGCCGCGCTCCTGGCCGGTCACGTCGTGCTCCTCGAGGTCGTGGATCCCGACGGCGTCCGACTCGGCGGGGCGACGTTCTATCGTCACGGAGGGCGTCTCACCTACTCGCACTCCGGCGATCGGGCGGATCTCCGCCGCGCGCGGCCCGGCGTCCCCCACCTCCTCGTGTGGCGGGCGATCCAGCTCGCCATCCGCGATGGCCTCGGCGAGGTCGACCTCGCCGGCGTCGACGTGCCCGGGCGTCGCCGGCGACCGGTCGAGGGTGAGGAGATGTACGGCCTCTATGCGTTCAAGCGGTCGTTCGGCGCGGAGTGGGTGGAGCTCGCCGGGAACCACGAACGGGTCATCCGACCGGCGCGCTATCTCCTCGGCCGGGTGAGCGGGCGGCTCGCCGCGGCCGGTCGAGCCGGGCGCGGGTAG
- a CDS encoding UDP-N-acetylmuramoyl-L-alanyl-D-glutamate--2,6-diaminopimelate ligase, whose product MTTGRPAPDASTEEGIAALVAAAEPGSPRRLGSLIDRLADLGPAGLRGARADGRAIGSAALSHLAVRGVAADSRRVRPGSLFVAIAGLHADGHDFVADAARAGAVAAVVERPVPEAPIPQLVVGRPSRALAAAAAWWYGDPSRRLAVVGVTGTDGKTTTSFLASAALEAAGLRTGLVGTVDTSIGGRREANEAHITTPEAPELQALLAAMVMSGDTAAVLETTSHALALDRVAEVAYDAAILTNLSHEHLELHGSFEAYRAAKLSLFERLAERTPAIRPRAGIVHRDDPAASLFEAVTREAGARLVTYGADPSAEVRATHVAEDEHGLRFAVATPRGEAEIRLRLGGRFNVHNALAVVALGEAWDLDAAAVRRGLEGLAGVPGRMERVDAGQPFGAIVDYAHSPASLAAVLDLLAPVAAARGGGLIAVFGSAGERDVAKRRIMGRIAGERCRIVVVTDEDPRGEDGDAILDEIARGAEEAGRHRGRDLLLIRDRAAAIAAAVERARPGDTVLFAGKGHERSIIGPDGPLPWDERVAVLAALAEAGFTAGPRSGG is encoded by the coding sequence ATGACGACAGGACGACCGGCACCGGACGCCTCGACAGAGGAGGGGATCGCGGCCCTCGTCGCTGCCGCCGAGCCGGGGTCCCCTCGCCGTCTCGGGTCGCTCATCGATCGGCTCGCCGATCTCGGGCCCGCCGGCCTGCGCGGGGCCCGGGCGGACGGTCGGGCGATCGGGTCCGCGGCGCTGAGCCATCTCGCCGTCCGCGGCGTCGCCGCCGACTCCCGGCGGGTCCGTCCAGGTTCCCTGTTCGTGGCGATCGCCGGGCTCCACGCGGACGGGCACGACTTCGTCGCGGACGCCGCTCGTGCCGGCGCGGTCGCCGCCGTCGTCGAGCGTCCGGTGCCGGAGGCACCGATCCCGCAGCTCGTGGTCGGGCGACCCTCCCGCGCCCTCGCGGCCGCGGCAGCCTGGTGGTACGGCGACCCGAGCCGGCGGCTCGCGGTCGTGGGGGTCACCGGAACGGACGGCAAGACCACGACGTCCTTCCTCGCCTCCGCGGCCCTCGAGGCGGCCGGCCTGCGGACCGGCCTCGTGGGGACCGTGGATACGTCTATCGGCGGTCGCCGGGAGGCGAACGAGGCGCACATCACGACACCGGAGGCACCCGAGCTGCAGGCGCTTCTTGCGGCGATGGTCATGTCCGGCGACACGGCCGCGGTCCTCGAAACGACCTCGCACGCCCTGGCCCTCGATCGTGTCGCGGAGGTCGCCTACGATGCAGCGATCCTCACGAACCTCAGCCACGAGCACCTCGAGCTCCACGGCTCGTTCGAGGCATATCGCGCGGCGAAGCTGTCGCTCTTCGAACGGCTCGCGGAGCGGACACCCGCGATCCGGCCCCGCGCCGGCATCGTCCATCGCGATGATCCCGCGGCGTCGCTCTTTGAGGCGGTCACTCGGGAGGCTGGGGCGCGCCTCGTCACCTACGGCGCCGATCCGTCCGCCGAGGTCCGCGCGACCCACGTCGCCGAGGACGAGCACGGCCTTCGGTTCGCCGTGGCGACGCCGCGCGGCGAGGCGGAGATCCGACTGCGACTCGGCGGTCGATTCAACGTCCACAACGCGCTCGCCGTCGTCGCCCTCGGCGAGGCCTGGGATCTCGACGCGGCAGCGGTCCGCCGCGGCCTCGAGGGCCTCGCCGGGGTCCCGGGCCGGATGGAGCGGGTGGACGCTGGCCAGCCGTTCGGGGCGATCGTCGACTATGCCCACAGCCCCGCGTCGCTCGCCGCGGTCCTGGACCTGCTCGCCCCGGTCGCGGCGGCGCGGGGCGGGGGACTCATCGCGGTGTTCGGATCGGCCGGCGAGCGGGACGTCGCGAAGCGCCGGATCATGGGCCGGATCGCCGGCGAGCGGTGCCGCATCGTCGTCGTCACGGACGAGGATCCGCGCGGCGAGGACGGCGACGCGATCCTCGACGAGATCGCGCGCGGGGCCGAGGAGGCCGGACGTCATCGCGGTCGCGACCTCCTCCTCATCCGCGATCGCGCGGCGGCCATCGCGGCCGCGGTCGAGCGGGCACGGCCCGGCGACACGGTCCTGTTCGCCGGGAAGGGGCACGAGCGATCGATCATCGGCCCGGACGGCCCGCTGCCCTGGGACGAGCGCGTCGCGGTCCTCGCCGCCCTCGCCGAGGCCGGCTTCACGGCGGGACCGCGCTCAGGGGGCTGA